One window from the genome of Glycine soja cultivar W05 chromosome 12, ASM419377v2, whole genome shotgun sequence encodes:
- the LOC114378842 gene encoding CST complex subunit STN1-like translates to MEIVGSIMLWNLKHDQFLCFAVDDGTNCILLLSLNDANSSSVACRHHHDHAMRFASLVKLDIVAIVKGRLSRFRGAVQVTMSNVVVERNPNAEIFHCLNCILLTHNYYNVFPGWGIDGVMGPVQVSGRRPWQQRE, encoded by the coding sequence ATGGAAATAGTGGGAAGTATCATGTTGTGGAACCTGAAGCATGATCAGTTCCTCTGCTTCGCCGTGGACGATGGCACCAACTGCATCCTTTTGCTCTCGCTCAACGATGCCAATTCCTCCTCCGTCGCCTGCCGTCATCACCACGACCACGCCATGCGCTTCGCCTCACTCGTCAAGCTTGACATAGTGGCCATAGTTAAGGGCAGGCTGAGCCGCTTCAGGGGAGCAGTGCAGGTGACGATGTCCAACGTTGTTGTGGAGAGAAACCCCAACGCAGAGATCTTCCACTGCCTGAATTGCATCTTGTTGACTCATAACTATTACAATGTCTTCCCTGGCTGGGGCATTGACGGGGTCATGGGTCCAGTGCAGGTGTCAGGCAGGAGGCCGTGGCAGCAAAGAGAATAA